Proteins from a genomic interval of Amycolatopsis sp. cg13:
- a CDS encoding TetR/AcrR family transcriptional regulator translates to MSTAERGKGKRSELRRTLVTSELLDTATRLFAEKGYEATSLLDIANALNISRPALYHYVSKKEDLLAMLVEQVTNGFAEVLAQFKARDDLAPSEKVADVVGLIVRQRAEHSDQFRILDRSESILPEPLAGEHLEAKRTVLREFTALVEAGIETGEFRPVDARTAALSLLGMCNWVAWWFRSGSDVEAVVATITGLATSMLAAGDNTGRGRQDAKTIDQIRALLDRLEG, encoded by the coding sequence ATGTCCACGGCAGAGCGGGGTAAGGGAAAACGCAGCGAGTTGCGCCGCACGCTGGTGACGTCGGAACTGCTCGACACCGCGACCCGGCTGTTCGCGGAAAAGGGCTACGAGGCGACCAGCCTGCTGGACATCGCGAACGCGCTGAACATTTCGCGGCCCGCGCTGTATCACTACGTGAGCAAGAAGGAAGACCTGCTCGCGATGCTCGTCGAACAGGTCACGAACGGTTTCGCCGAGGTGCTCGCCCAGTTCAAGGCGCGCGACGACCTCGCGCCGTCGGAGAAGGTCGCCGACGTCGTCGGGCTGATCGTGCGGCAGCGCGCCGAGCATTCCGACCAGTTCCGCATTCTCGACCGCTCCGAGTCGATCCTGCCGGAACCCCTCGCGGGCGAGCATCTCGAGGCGAAACGCACTGTCCTGCGCGAATTCACCGCGCTGGTGGAGGCGGGCATCGAAACCGGGGAGTTCCGCCCGGTCGACGCGCGCACCGCCGCGTTGTCGCTGCTGGGCATGTGCAACTGGGTCGCCTGGTGGTTCCGGTCCGGCTCGGACGTCGAAGCGGTCGTCGCGACGATCACCGGGCTGGCGACGTCGATGCTCGCCGCAGGCGACAACACCGGGCGCGGACGGCAGGACGCCAAGACGATCGACCAGATCCGCGCGCTCCTGGACCGCCTCGAAGGCTGA
- a CDS encoding SDR family NAD(P)-dependent oxidoreductase yields the protein MPTIALVAAGTRLGLSLGRVFGGRGFDVALIARSGEHLGDLTRKLAAEGVAAAGFPADVTDRSALTDAMNSAATQFGGIDVLQYSAPYVRIGDGGMTGVLDVTAENLRPQIEACCYGAITATRAVLPAMLAAGTGTVLYTIGASAVTPTAWAASSGAAGAALRNWALNLNGTLADKGVYVGCVALGAWLLGTPGMPEDASPMEPDDVAQLCWDMHTTRNPAERLITP from the coding sequence ATGCCCACCATCGCTCTTGTCGCGGCCGGAACCCGCCTTGGCCTGTCGCTCGGCAGGGTGTTCGGCGGTCGCGGCTTCGACGTCGCGCTGATCGCCCGCTCCGGGGAACACCTCGGCGATCTCACCCGGAAACTGGCGGCCGAGGGGGTCGCCGCGGCCGGGTTTCCCGCCGACGTCACCGATCGCTCCGCGTTGACCGACGCCATGAACAGTGCTGCGACACAGTTCGGGGGAATCGACGTGTTGCAGTACTCCGCGCCGTACGTACGGATCGGCGACGGCGGGATGACCGGAGTGCTGGACGTGACCGCGGAGAATCTGCGGCCGCAGATCGAGGCCTGCTGCTACGGCGCGATCACCGCGACCCGTGCCGTGCTGCCTGCGATGCTGGCGGCCGGAACCGGCACGGTGCTGTACACCATCGGTGCCAGCGCGGTCACGCCGACAGCGTGGGCCGCCAGCTCGGGTGCGGCGGGTGCCGCCCTCCGCAACTGGGCGCTCAACCTCAACGGCACGCTGGCCGACAAAGGCGTCTACGTCGGTTGTGTCGCCCTCGGCGCATGGCTTCTCGGCACGCCGGGCATGCCCGAGGACGCGTCACCGATGGAACCGGACGACGTCGCTCAGCTCTGCTGGGACATGCACACCACTCGTAACCCCGCCGAACGTCTCATCACGCCGTAA
- a CDS encoding metallophosphoesterase, with protein sequence MTEDDHSPEGMTRRQLLRHTAWFGAAVVLTVTGGEVISRIAAPGDAAALDDPNALRFVQVSDSHLGFTGPANMAVESSFSEAITQINALGYRPDFVMHTGDLTHLSTAAQFDQVKQMMSTLDTGHVSTVPGEHDSIDDAGQKYRKAFGAGTAGDGWYSFDVKGVHFIALVNTLSLEKLGHLGPDQLEFVRKDVAKLGSDTPIVVFSHIPLFAMYPTWGWGTDDATQALSYLRRFSSVTCLNGHVHQLFTKTEGNITFHSATTTAYPLPQPGTRPAPTPVTLPAGKLKDALGIREVSYRPGGPGLAVKDVKLA encoded by the coding sequence GTGACGGAAGACGATCACAGCCCGGAAGGGATGACTCGGCGCCAGCTCCTGCGCCACACGGCGTGGTTCGGCGCGGCCGTGGTCCTGACGGTGACTGGCGGCGAGGTCATCAGCCGGATCGCCGCGCCGGGCGACGCCGCCGCGCTCGACGACCCGAACGCGTTGCGGTTCGTCCAGGTCAGCGACAGCCACCTCGGCTTCACCGGGCCTGCCAACATGGCCGTCGAGTCGTCGTTTTCCGAGGCCATCACGCAGATCAACGCGCTCGGGTACCGCCCGGACTTCGTCATGCACACCGGCGACCTGACGCACCTTTCGACGGCTGCTCAGTTCGACCAGGTCAAGCAGATGATGAGCACTCTCGACACCGGGCACGTGTCGACGGTGCCCGGCGAGCACGACTCGATCGACGACGCCGGCCAGAAGTACCGCAAGGCCTTCGGCGCGGGCACGGCGGGCGACGGCTGGTACAGCTTCGACGTCAAGGGCGTCCACTTCATCGCACTGGTGAACACGCTGAGCCTGGAAAAGCTCGGCCATCTGGGGCCGGATCAGCTGGAGTTCGTGCGCAAGGACGTCGCGAAGCTCGGTTCGGACACGCCGATCGTGGTGTTCAGCCACATCCCGCTGTTCGCGATGTACCCGACGTGGGGCTGGGGGACCGACGACGCGACCCAGGCGCTCTCGTACCTGCGGCGGTTTTCGTCGGTGACCTGCCTCAACGGGCACGTGCACCAGCTGTTCACGAAAACCGAAGGCAACATCACCTTCCACAGCGCGACGACTACCGCGTATCCGTTGCCCCAGCCGGGAACGCGGCCGGCGCCGACTCCGGTGACACTGCCGGCGGGCAAGCTCAAGGACGCGCTCGGCATCCGCGAGGTGTCCTACCGCCCGGGCGGGCCGGGCCTGGCGGTGAAGGACGTGAAGCTGGCATGA
- a CDS encoding ubiquinol-cytochrome c reductase iron-sulfur subunit produces MSTRGVRRFVKDLLRRRRPRPFEAGPGDEAELRTAVLLRAARPGGAAASEEFVAALHRRLAQELREPEPVRGGNRRRFIQVSSAAAVAAAAGAGVEYLVTSGAEPAAAPPEEKILRPENGQWRAVVAAQDLPEGGVLPFDFGAVAGFLQRSGGQVRAVSATCTHLGCRLNLDAPARRLNCPCHRTSFAVDGAVLTHQLPVTPPPLPHLVVREAGGVVEVLVPGEGA; encoded by the coding sequence GTGAGCACTCGAGGCGTCCGCCGGTTCGTCAAGGACCTCCTGCGCCGGCGTCGGCCGCGCCCGTTCGAGGCCGGCCCCGGCGACGAGGCCGAGCTGCGCACCGCGGTGCTGCTGCGCGCCGCCCGGCCCGGCGGTGCGGCGGCGAGCGAGGAGTTCGTCGCCGCGCTGCACCGCCGGCTCGCCCAGGAGCTGCGCGAACCCGAGCCCGTGCGGGGCGGCAACCGGCGCCGGTTCATCCAGGTGTCGTCGGCCGCCGCGGTGGCGGCCGCGGCGGGCGCGGGCGTCGAGTACCTGGTGACGTCCGGGGCCGAACCGGCCGCCGCGCCCCCGGAAGAGAAGATTCTGCGACCCGAGAACGGCCAGTGGCGAGCTGTTGTCGCGGCTCAAGACCTGCCCGAAGGCGGCGTGCTGCCGTTCGATTTCGGGGCTGTCGCCGGGTTCCTGCAGCGCTCCGGCGGACAGGTGCGCGCGGTTTCGGCGACGTGCACGCACCTCGGCTGCCGGCTGAACCTGGACGCGCCGGCCCGGCGGCTGAACTGCCCGTGCCACCGGACGTCGTTCGCCGTCGACGGCGCGGTCCTCACGCATCAGCTGCCGGTGACCCCGCCGCCGCTGCCGCACCTGGTGGTGCGCGAGGCCGGCGGGGTCGTCGAGGTCCTGGTGCCGGGGGAGGGAGCGTAA
- a CDS encoding AMP-binding protein, giving the protein MTLPPPAPPTTPYDEVSVLAYRRAGFWAGRSLPAELLDSARRHGTRTALLAEGRAWTYDELFDEAQRFAAGLLRSGAARPGEPVMFQMGNVAETVVAYLGCLFAAAPPVCTLPQHGTREIGLLAAHVGARTLLVQADFRDGRLRAQAEQLLAEGSVAEVVTCRGEPIGTAPAYDRLVGEPVREPLPYLESDLLRPAVFQLSGGTTGLPKVAPRLHEEYAYNARAWAAAMAMDEHSRVLYPLPLMHNAGISLALQPSIFTGATLVLASSADVDTVLDLVAEHRPDVLPLVPPALAVRLLESPRAQQTDFSGLRDFVVGGQRLPVEVAERLRDELGIRIRQMFGMAEGMFLVTPAGADEAVRHHTVGAPISAADEIRILDPVSEDEVPDGEVGEFAARGPYTIRGYYRADEHNRSAFTPDGFYRTGDLARRHVTAEGVSYSIDGRIKDVINRGVEKIFAEEVEEIIVAHPDVVTAALVAMPDPVLGERACAYLVLEDGALPLTVETLGAHLLARGLAKYKLPERVEVVPALPLTNVGKVAKNRLREDVQTKMVEGSTR; this is encoded by the coding sequence ATGACGTTGCCTCCACCTGCACCACCGACGACCCCGTACGACGAGGTCAGCGTGCTTGCCTACCGGCGTGCCGGGTTCTGGGCGGGGCGGTCGCTGCCGGCGGAACTGCTCGACTCCGCCCGTCGGCACGGGACGCGGACCGCGCTGCTGGCCGAGGGCCGCGCGTGGACCTACGACGAACTGTTCGACGAAGCCCAGCGGTTCGCGGCCGGGCTGCTTCGCTCCGGCGCGGCCCGGCCGGGCGAGCCGGTGATGTTCCAGATGGGGAACGTCGCCGAGACGGTCGTCGCCTACTTGGGCTGTCTGTTCGCCGCCGCGCCGCCGGTGTGCACGCTGCCGCAGCACGGAACGCGCGAGATCGGCCTGCTCGCGGCGCACGTCGGCGCCCGCACGCTCCTTGTGCAGGCCGACTTCCGCGACGGGCGGTTGCGCGCTCAGGCCGAGCAGCTTCTCGCCGAGGGCTCGGTCGCCGAGGTGGTGACGTGCCGCGGCGAACCGATCGGCACGGCGCCGGCCTACGACCGGCTGGTGGGCGAACCGGTCCGGGAACCGTTGCCCTACCTGGAATCCGACCTCCTGCGCCCCGCGGTCTTCCAGCTCTCCGGCGGCACGACGGGCCTGCCGAAGGTCGCGCCGCGGCTGCACGAGGAATACGCCTACAACGCCCGCGCCTGGGCCGCCGCGATGGCGATGGACGAGCACTCCCGCGTGCTGTATCCGTTGCCGCTCATGCACAACGCCGGGATTTCGCTCGCGCTCCAGCCGTCGATCTTCACCGGCGCGACGCTCGTGCTCGCGTCCTCGGCGGACGTCGACACGGTCCTCGACCTCGTCGCCGAGCACCGCCCGGACGTCCTGCCGCTCGTCCCGCCCGCGCTCGCGGTCCGGCTGCTCGAATCGCCACGCGCCCAGCAGACCGACTTTTCCGGCCTGCGCGATTTCGTCGTGGGCGGACAGCGGCTGCCGGTCGAGGTCGCCGAGCGGCTGCGCGACGAGCTGGGCATCCGGATCCGCCAGATGTTCGGCATGGCGGAAGGGATGTTCCTGGTCACGCCCGCCGGAGCGGACGAGGCGGTGCGCCACCACACGGTCGGCGCGCCGATCTCCGCGGCCGACGAGATCCGGATCCTCGACCCGGTGTCCGAGGACGAGGTGCCGGACGGGGAGGTCGGCGAGTTCGCCGCGCGCGGGCCGTACACGATCCGCGGCTACTACCGCGCCGACGAGCACAACCGGAGCGCGTTCACGCCCGACGGTTTCTACCGCACCGGCGATCTGGCCCGGCGGCACGTCACCGCGGAGGGCGTCAGCTACTCGATCGACGGCCGGATCAAGGACGTGATCAACCGCGGCGTCGAGAAGATCTTCGCCGAAGAAGTGGAGGAGATCATCGTCGCGCATCCGGACGTGGTCACCGCCGCGCTCGTCGCGATGCCCGATCCCGTGCTGGGCGAGCGGGCCTGCGCATATCTCGTGCTGGAGGACGGCGCGCTGCCGCTGACGGTCGAGACGCTGGGCGCGCACCTGCTTGCCCGCGGGCTGGCGAAATACAAACTGCCCGAACGCGTCGAGGTCGTGCCCGCGCTGCCGCTGACGAACGTCGGCAAGGTCGCGAAGAACCGGCTGCGCGAGGACGTCCAGACGAAAATGGTCGAAGGGAGCACCCGATGA
- a CDS encoding D-alanyl-D-alanine carboxypeptidase family protein → MASVCPDRGWAHRRDRWYKVITRMLAVALLPVAFVLTPRRARRTACQWALAVRFPAEDLTGLTPSTRAAFIAARTQALWHDGELIGLTSGHRDAGEQERLFAAEVRRSGSPAAARLRALPPDESRHVAGTALDVRPFEGSRWLERHGARHHLYRVYDNEWWHFEYWPAGPPERLPHPGAVGRRLSGPLR, encoded by the coding sequence ATGGCCAGCGTCTGTCCTGATCGCGGTTGGGCACACCGCCGTGATCGTTGGTACAAGGTGATTACCCGGATGCTGGCCGTGGCGCTGCTGCCGGTGGCGTTCGTGCTCACGCCGCGGCGGGCTCGGCGTACGGCCTGCCAATGGGCCTTGGCGGTCCGTTTTCCCGCCGAGGATCTCACCGGCCTGACGCCGTCAACCCGTGCCGCGTTCATCGCGGCGCGCACGCAGGCGTTATGGCACGACGGGGAACTCATCGGACTCACCTCTGGACACCGGGACGCCGGGGAACAGGAACGCTTGTTCGCCGCGGAGGTCCGCCGGAGCGGGTCGCCGGCGGCGGCCCGGCTGCGGGCGCTGCCGCCGGACGAGTCCCGGCACGTCGCGGGGACCGCCTTGGACGTGCGGCCTTTCGAGGGGTCGCGCTGGCTGGAGCGGCATGGCGCGCGCCATCACCTGTATCGGGTGTACGACAACGAGTGGTGGCATTTCGAGTACTGGCCCGCCGGCCCTCCGGAGCGGCTGCCGCATCCGGGCGCCGTCGGTCGCCGGCTGTCGGGGCCTCTACGGTGA
- a CDS encoding alpha/beta hydrolase — protein sequence MRSVQRRFSRVAAVASAAVLALAGAAAVASAADSWPLTPKAVPGLPGAPVAADLPDVTSASGAQCRNYFFPVTEPGSSAVLKEFGQLCTSDPALLGKQPVQVLIHGGTYDHTYYDWPYQPDRYNYVRYMTQRGFTTLNLDRIGYGHSDHPLGASMNFDVAANTTHQIVQNLRRGGLGTQFGTVTLNGYSMGGLTSQVEAGAFHDVDALMVHAVGHGLLTPASTARLGTFAYSALLDPKFSGQPWAVDPAYLTSIPGRRTIFYGPASTFDPQQLAVEDATKDTMSATELADITLRTYTDQTKNIDAPILWSPGQYDKIWCGTTDDCDTDPMSANEPGYYRPGVFTKHIVQNTGHATLLGYGGVDYMNEIVGWLGAHGIHGVR from the coding sequence GTGCGCAGCGTGCAACGACGTTTTTCCCGGGTGGCGGCGGTGGCGTCCGCCGCGGTGCTCGCGCTGGCCGGTGCCGCGGCTGTCGCGAGCGCGGCCGACAGCTGGCCGCTGACCCCGAAAGCGGTGCCGGGGCTGCCCGGCGCGCCGGTGGCGGCAGACCTGCCGGACGTGACCTCGGCGAGCGGAGCGCAGTGCCGCAACTATTTCTTCCCGGTCACCGAGCCGGGAAGTTCCGCCGTGCTCAAGGAATTCGGCCAGCTGTGCACCTCCGACCCGGCGCTGCTGGGCAAGCAGCCCGTGCAGGTCCTGATCCACGGCGGGACCTACGACCACACCTACTACGACTGGCCGTACCAGCCGGACCGCTACAACTACGTCCGCTACATGACCCAGCGCGGGTTCACGACCCTGAACCTTGATCGAATCGGGTACGGGCACAGCGATCATCCGCTCGGCGCGAGCATGAACTTCGACGTCGCCGCGAACACCACGCATCAAATTGTGCAGAACCTGCGCCGAGGCGGCCTGGGCACGCAGTTCGGCACTGTCACGCTGAATGGCTACTCGATGGGCGGCCTCACTTCGCAGGTCGAGGCGGGCGCCTTCCACGACGTCGACGCGCTGATGGTGCACGCCGTCGGGCACGGGCTGCTGACCCCGGCTTCGACTGCGCGGCTGGGCACTTTCGCTTATTCCGCACTGCTGGACCCGAAATTCTCCGGGCAGCCGTGGGCGGTCGATCCCGCGTATCTCACCAGCATTCCGGGCCGCCGCACCATTTTCTACGGTCCCGCGTCCACTTTCGACCCGCAGCAGCTGGCCGTCGAGGACGCGACGAAGGACACCATGTCGGCGACCGAGCTCGCGGACATCACCCTGCGCACCTACACCGACCAGACCAAGAACATCGACGCGCCGATCCTGTGGTCGCCGGGCCAGTACGACAAGATCTGGTGCGGCACCACCGACGACTGCGACACCGATCCGATGTCCGCGAACGAGCCGGGCTACTACCGGCCGGGCGTGTTCACCAAGCACATCGTGCAGAACACCGGCCACGCCACGCTGCTCGGCTACGGCGGCGTCGACTATATGAACGAGATCGTCGGCTGGCTCGGCGCGCACGGCATCCACGGCGTGCGGTGA
- a CDS encoding RNA polymerase sigma factor — protein sequence MPVAQRFRRRRAEQDEAGAAPRARLHAVGADVYPDWEAVYRDNVDRVFRLMFSKVGNRPDAEDLTTEVFLTALRPLRVSASVGEVRAYLLATARTVLAGHWRRTLGREITALDEERDVAAFEADTVDPGVLARAEAILAQLPEHYGRILRLRFLQACSLKEAAAELGTTVGNAKVLQHRALRQAAQLAEGMET from the coding sequence GTGCCGGTGGCACAGCGGTTCCGGCGCAGACGCGCCGAACAGGACGAAGCGGGCGCGGCGCCCCGCGCGCGGCTGCACGCGGTCGGCGCGGACGTCTACCCGGACTGGGAGGCGGTCTATCGCGACAACGTCGACCGCGTGTTCCGGCTGATGTTCTCGAAGGTCGGCAACCGGCCCGACGCGGAGGACCTCACCACGGAGGTCTTCCTGACCGCGTTGCGGCCGCTGCGGGTCTCGGCGAGCGTCGGCGAGGTCCGGGCGTACCTGCTGGCCACCGCGCGGACGGTGCTGGCCGGGCATTGGCGGCGCACCCTCGGCCGGGAGATCACCGCGCTGGACGAGGAGCGCGACGTCGCCGCGTTCGAAGCGGACACCGTGGACCCGGGCGTGCTCGCCCGCGCCGAGGCGATCCTCGCGCAGCTGCCCGAGCACTACGGCCGGATCCTGCGCCTGCGGTTCCTGCAGGCGTGTTCGTTGAAGGAGGCGGCGGCCGAGCTGGGCACCACCGTCGGCAATGCGAAAGTGCTGCAGCACCGCGCGTTGCGCCAAGCGGCCCAGCTGGCGGAAGGGATGGAGACGTGA
- a CDS encoding TetR/AcrR family transcriptional regulator, which produces MADTRQRLIDGTIETIRTHGLTGTTARSIAAAAGVNQALVFYHFGTVHDLLQAACLAATQARVAPFAERLGQVTDLRQLLALGRALHADERAHGNVTVLAQMLAGAQADPKLAEATATALQLWIAPIEDALTRLLAGSPVSEVIDTPGLARAVSAGFVGLELYEGVDPDGAQAALDALDRLAVLIEVVDDLGPVALRALRGKLRRTTKKTR; this is translated from the coding sequence GTGGCCGACACCCGACAACGCCTGATCGACGGCACGATCGAGACGATCCGCACGCACGGACTCACCGGAACCACGGCGCGGAGCATCGCGGCCGCCGCCGGGGTCAACCAGGCGCTGGTCTTCTACCACTTCGGCACCGTCCACGACCTGCTGCAGGCCGCGTGCCTCGCCGCGACGCAGGCCAGGGTCGCGCCGTTCGCCGAACGCCTCGGCCAGGTCACCGACCTGCGGCAGCTTCTCGCGCTCGGCCGCGCCCTGCATGCCGACGAACGCGCCCACGGCAACGTCACGGTGCTCGCTCAGATGCTCGCCGGCGCGCAGGCCGACCCCAAGCTCGCCGAAGCGACCGCGACGGCGCTGCAGCTGTGGATCGCCCCGATCGAGGATGCCCTGACCAGGTTGCTGGCCGGCTCCCCGGTATCCGAGGTGATCGACACGCCCGGCCTCGCCCGCGCGGTGAGCGCCGGGTTCGTCGGACTGGAGCTCTACGAAGGCGTCGACCCGGACGGGGCCCAGGCCGCCCTGGACGCGCTCGACCGGCTGGCCGTGCTCATCGAAGTGGTCGACGACCTCGGACCGGTCGCACTGCGCGCGCTGCGCGGCAAACTCCGCAGAACGACCAAGAAAACGCGGTAG
- a CDS encoding LysR family transcriptional regulator — protein MDALETRELAYFSTVADELHFGRAAVRLGITQPALSKAIRQLERRLGVSLFDRTSRAVTLTEAGQVLAREAPAALEAVIAATVRTQRAGTPRLVLAMKPGGDAGLLPALITAYERERGVLPIEVVFGADRARMLREGQADAALLYAPPDDVCGLDTETLLREAPVAVLPASHPIAHRAQLCMADLAGENLHQHPSGTGAQSGISELMHLIALGRKVAVLPESLTKPLRDDLAAIPVTDLPSSVLALAWPAHSTSPSVAALARAAGSVAQQQVRSGI, from the coding sequence ATGGACGCGCTGGAAACGCGGGAACTGGCGTACTTCTCGACGGTGGCCGACGAGTTGCATTTCGGCCGCGCCGCCGTCCGCCTCGGCATCACGCAGCCCGCGCTGTCGAAGGCGATCCGGCAACTCGAACGCCGCCTTGGCGTCAGCCTGTTCGACCGCACCAGTCGCGCGGTCACGCTGACCGAGGCCGGTCAGGTGCTCGCCCGCGAGGCCCCCGCGGCGCTGGAGGCGGTCATCGCCGCGACCGTGCGGACGCAGCGGGCCGGCACCCCTCGCTTGGTCCTGGCCATGAAACCCGGCGGCGACGCCGGCCTGCTTCCGGCCCTCATCACGGCCTATGAACGCGAACGAGGCGTGCTGCCGATCGAGGTGGTCTTCGGCGCCGACCGCGCACGCATGCTGCGCGAAGGCCAGGCCGACGCGGCGCTCCTGTACGCGCCGCCCGACGACGTCTGCGGTCTGGACACCGAAACGTTGCTGCGCGAAGCACCGGTTGCCGTCCTGCCCGCGTCCCACCCGATCGCACACCGGGCACAACTGTGCATGGCCGATCTCGCGGGCGAAAACCTGCACCAGCATCCCTCCGGCACCGGCGCGCAGAGCGGCATCAGCGAACTGATGCACCTCATCGCACTGGGCCGCAAGGTCGCCGTGCTGCCCGAGTCGCTGACCAAACCCCTCCGCGACGACCTGGCCGCCATTCCCGTGACTGACCTCCCGTCAAGCGTTCTCGCGCTCGCTTGGCCCGCGCACAGCACATCCCCTTCTGTCGCAGCTCTCGCCCGAGCTGCCGGAAGCGTTGCGCAGCAACAGGTCCGCTCCGGAATCTAG
- a CDS encoding DUF2637 domain-containing protein: MSRSWSLRVQCGATGLVALGAAFASHQHGWVFALRFDADGTTAVIWPLIVDGLLTLATVELWRGQRGSGRWLAWAAFLFGISLSLCANIGAAPSLSVFGVTVAACPPLALLLAVELLNRALRRHRPMPVGPSEGLESGRPADETEAVAEPRPPGASVGDALTAEQRLRLHYEQEMASGRRPSGAEADRVAGTRNYGRRVLRQVAGRLASFAQKSEVQDREARSGAAGGP; this comes from the coding sequence ATGAGTCGATCGTGGTCGTTGCGGGTGCAGTGCGGCGCGACGGGTTTGGTGGCGTTGGGTGCTGCGTTTGCGTCGCATCAGCATGGCTGGGTGTTCGCGTTGCGGTTTGACGCGGATGGGACGACGGCGGTGATTTGGCCGTTGATCGTGGACGGGTTGCTGACGTTGGCGACGGTGGAGTTGTGGCGTGGTCAGCGGGGGAGCGGCCGTTGGCTGGCGTGGGCCGCGTTCTTGTTCGGGATTTCGCTGTCGTTGTGTGCGAATATCGGCGCTGCTCCGTCGTTGAGTGTGTTCGGGGTGACAGTGGCGGCGTGTCCTCCGCTTGCTCTGTTGCTTGCTGTGGAGTTGCTCAACCGTGCCTTGCGTCGGCACCGGCCAATGCCGGTCGGCCCTTCGGAGGGGCTCGAGTCGGGTCGACCGGCGGATGAAACCGAGGCAGTCGCGGAACCACGGCCGCCTGGAGCCTCGGTGGGTGACGCGTTGACAGCTGAGCAGCGGCTGCGGCTGCACTATGAGCAGGAGATGGCATCGGGGCGGCGACCGTCGGGTGCGGAGGCGGACCGGGTGGCCGGGACCCGCAACTACGGGCGGCGAGTGTTGCGTCAAGTGGCGGGCCGTCTCGCCTCGTTCGCCCAAAAGTCGGAGGTCCAGGACAGGGAGGCACGGTCCGGCGCTGCCGGTGGTCCCTGA
- a CDS encoding cupredoxin domain-containing protein translates to MKHFLLITAAALALTACAASPPAAPPPAATPMASMPGMTPPPSPPAAANSTANAVAIKDFAFAPAATTVKKGTTVTWTNQDQDAHTVTSQGSGGPLRSPTLQTGQSYQYTFSTAGTFEYLCTIHPFMTATVTVTP, encoded by the coding sequence GTGAAACACTTCCTGCTCATCACCGCGGCCGCGCTGGCGTTGACGGCCTGCGCCGCGTCGCCTCCCGCCGCGCCGCCTCCGGCCGCTACGCCGATGGCGTCGATGCCCGGGATGACGCCGCCGCCGTCGCCGCCAGCAGCCGCGAACTCGACGGCGAATGCCGTGGCCATCAAGGACTTCGCGTTCGCGCCCGCCGCGACGACGGTGAAGAAGGGCACCACCGTCACCTGGACCAACCAGGACCAGGACGCGCATACGGTCACCAGCCAGGGATCCGGTGGCCCGCTGCGTTCGCCGACCCTCCAAACTGGACAGTCCTATCAGTACACATTCAGCACGGCGGGCACGTTCGAGTACCTGTGCACCATCCACCCGTTCATGACGGCGACCGTGACGGTGACCCCGTGA